One Bdellovibrio bacteriovorus str. Tiberius DNA segment encodes these proteins:
- the fliJ gene encoding flagellar export protein FliJ: MKFKFPLQKVLEHRKIKENLAQKDFQEAVNLYQEELERLNQMGSQVQNAHAQVGALSNQGGAQGPALSQIHEFLQGQQIRIQRQMQKVQEFEKLVEAKREILRQAALEYKIMEKMRENKFEEYRAERLSNDQKEMDEQSILRFKAVKES; encoded by the coding sequence ATGAAATTCAAATTTCCACTTCAAAAGGTTCTTGAGCACCGCAAAATCAAAGAGAATCTGGCGCAAAAGGACTTTCAAGAGGCCGTGAACCTTTATCAAGAGGAACTGGAACGTCTGAATCAGATGGGCAGCCAGGTTCAGAATGCCCATGCACAGGTGGGGGCGCTCAGTAATCAGGGCGGGGCCCAAGGTCCAGCTCTTTCCCAGATCCACGAGTTTCTTCAAGGTCAGCAAATCCGCATCCAGAGACAAATGCAAAAAGTTCAGGAATTCGAGAAATTGGTCGAGGCCAAGAGAGAAATTTTGCGACAAGCCGCTCTGGAATATAAAATTATGGAGAAGATGCGTGAAAACAAGTTCGAAGAATATCGGGCTGAGCGTCTTTCCAATGACCAGAAGGAAATGGATGAACAGTCCATCCTGCGGTTTAAAGCTGTGAAGGAATCATAG